In Anas acuta chromosome 5, bAnaAcu1.1, whole genome shotgun sequence, a single window of DNA contains:
- the LOC137857271 gene encoding olfactory receptor 5F1-like has protein sequence MNDKMHRVNTSTVSAVSEFILIGLSDAPGVRFFLFVLFLIIYLVTMAGNITVFVAISTDTHLHNPMYFFLGNLSLLDILCPTITVPKMLEVLLSENNVISFSGCIFQLFFLIDVVGTEIFLLAVMAYDRYVAICHPLQYVNIVSMKLCARLAIGTWIAGLFNSLLHTSLIFTLFFCDSNEVDQYYCDIPPVMALSCLPTYSRELVILIVAGVLGSSAFVVTLVSYVYILLAILYMNSAESRHKAFSTCSSHLTVVCLFYGTTICTYVRPSSAYSPDHDRIVSMLYGILTPLLNPIIYSLRNKEVKCALGRVISQVRTILTK, from the coding sequence ATGAATGATAAGATGCACAGGGTCAACACATCAACAGTATCTGCAGTATCTGAATTTATTCTCATAGGCCTATCTGATGCTCCAGGGGTgcgtttttttctttttgtgctgtttttgaTCATCTATTTGGTCACCATGGCAGGCAACATCACAGTGTTTGTTGCCATTAGCACAGATACTCATCTGCACAACCCTATGTACTTCTTCCTTGGCAACTTATCCCTACTGGATATCTTATGCCCCACTATTACTGTGCCAAAGATGCTGGAGGTCTTGTTGTCTGAGAACAATGTGATTTCATTCAGTGGCTGCATATTCCAGCTGTTCTTCCTCATTGATGTTGTAGGCacagagatttttctcttgGCTGTGATGGCATATGACCGTTACGTTGCCATATGTCATCCGCTGCAGTACGTTAATATTGTGAGTATGAAACTATGTGCTCGCCTAGCCATTGGCACCTGGATAGCAGGACTTTTTAATTCTCTATTGCACACATCTTTGATTTTTACACTCTTTTTTTGTGATTCTAATGAAGTTGACCAATATTACTGTGATATTCCACCTGTGATGGCCCTCTCCTGTTTACCTACTTACAGTAGGGAACTGGTGATTCTTATAGTAGCTGGGGTCCTTGGAAGCAGTGCCTTTGTGGTCACTCTGGTCTCATATGTGTATATCCTTTTGGCTATCCTGTACATGAACTCTGCTGagagcaggcacaaggctttcTCCACTTGCAGCTCTCACTTGACAGTGGTATGCCTTTTCTATGGGACTACTATTTGCACGTATGTACGGCCTTCTTCTGCCTACTCACCTGATCATGATAGGATAGTTTCCATGCTCTATGGGATCCTCACTCCGCTGCTAAACCCCATAATCTACAGTCTGAGGAACAAAGAAGTCAAATGTGCCCTTGGAAGAGTAATCAGCCAGGTGAGAactattttaacaaaataa